The sequence below is a genomic window from Rhinopithecus roxellana isolate Shanxi Qingling chromosome 7, ASM756505v1, whole genome shotgun sequence.
CCTGATGACATTACTCTTTGTACTTTGAAGAAAGTAATGATTTGTCTTTTACTTACTTATAGGGATCCTTCACTCCTAAGATTTCAACACACTtttgaaacaacaaaaatctggACATCATACACCTACCCACAATTTAGAGTTGGATACACAGGCTGGGAGGAGAAACAGCTTTTTTCATTGAAAAGCTAAACTCTGTCCTCTGCCTGCTTCACACTACACCCAGTGAATGAGGTCACACTAATTTCAGACATCTGTATGTTCCCAGTGCCCGGGACCCTTCCCATCACAGCCAGGGTGGTAAGAGAGGTGTCAGCAACAGGAGGCTCAGGCCGCTCTGCCTTGCAACAGAACAACTGAGCTTTAAAATGCTTCTGGAAGGTTTTGCTCAGCCAGTAGAGAGCAAAGGGGTTTACGCAAGAATTGCTGAAAGCCAGAACCCGAGAgaaaatggtgaaaatgaaatgcaTGGCAGAGGGGTCTACATAGGTTTGAGAAGTGAATGAATGGTAGAGGTACAGGAGGTGATTTGGCAACCAGCAGAGGGCAAACAGTGCCACCAACACCAATACCGTTCTGGCAATTCTCTTCCGGGATTCAATCTATAGGGGGaagaaacataacaaaacaaaacaaaacaaaacaaaacaaaaatcatttagcagtaagagatttaaaaaagtttttctataaatttacaTAGAAATTTACAGTTAATTACAGCTGATTTCCCTTTGAACATGCATTTGTATGCTAACTGCCTGGGATGTGCAGGAAGTCAGCCTGTGACTATATAACACAGCAAGTCAATTGGCATGGTAACCTCTGATCCTGGACTCATTAATTCAGATACACCTTCCCCCCTAATTTCAAGATACTCTAGGATATCTGCAGTTAACTCAAAGAATGCCATGGAATTCTCCAAAATTTAATGTAATTGAAAACAGAGAGATGCTATACAAAACTGCTTTCACTGCATCAGCAGAAGCTGGCTAGGTCAGAATATTCTTTTGAGGTCTACGAAAGTTGCCAAGCTTGTatctaaaattgtttttactCTATAGGAATTCTAACCATATAGTCAAAGAAATAAACCCAAAATATGCTGTCCTTTGTATGCGAATATAATcctacctacatctattataagaGAAATGAGCCAAGTTAGGTGAATATATAGCCCGTGGTCACAAATAAAGCAAAGGTAACTGGTTCACATGGGCATTAAATATGCAACTTCAGTCTCATGAGCACCATTGTTAAACTAACTGAATGGACTAGCTCTAAAAAAGGCACAGTTTTCTGTGTACTGATCAAGGGGTAAATGGAATCatctctcccccttccccagaagttagaaaaatatttttaattaaatggaaCTATGTTTTGGCAACATTCCTTTTATTCTGCCCATATTTATGAGAGGGGGGCACACCTGGCTCTTGCAGTGCTCTTAATCAAACTTCTGTGAGTCACCGTGTTCTTGTGCTACTTGCATTCcactctttcccctccctcctccccacctcagtttgctcatctgtgtgTAAGTGGTTTGCATTAAATAGTGTTATGGATTCTTGCCAGTTCTATATGCTATGTGTTTTTGTTCTGTTACACTTTCTAAAACAAAAGATGCTTTTCTTCATAGTATCATCTTATGCAGTGTTCCCCACTATTCCATAGGGTAAAAAATTTTGACTACTTGTCCCTTCTCTAATAGTAATAGTCCTCCCATTTATTGAAATACTTACTCAGCACCTAAGCATTTCATCTATATCATCTAGtaatcatcttcattttacagatgaggaaaccaaggctcagaaaggttaggtaacttgctcaagattgctCAGCTATTATGTGATAGAGCTGGGATTCAACCTGGAGCCTATGCTCACAACAAAAATACTACACTGCAATTGCATTTATGCACAGGAAGATACATAGTTACTCACTGTGCAAAAGTAGGAACTTCACTTCTAAGTTCAAACTAGATTTGCATGAGTACTGATTAATACATACCTGCTTACGGGCATGGCTTTGTTCCTCAGTAGGTATGTTCAGGGTGCTTTTATAAAGGGTCCTAGCAATCAAAGAATAATAGACAGAGATAATAGAGAGTGGAATAATGTAGAACACTAAGAAGCACAGCAGAGAATGTATTTCTTGCAAGAGCTTCTTAGAGACAGGATAAGAGGTACACGATTCAAATGTCATATTTTTGTTGGGATGTCGAAAAGTatacacatttgaaaatataGCCTCAGGTAGAGCAAATATCATAGACACGATCCAGACACAGCCAGCTTTTATACAAGTCTTCAGGATGGCATTGGAGGGCTGTCGCTCAAGCGGCTTCACAATTGCCTTGTATCTAGAAACACATAATCAGAGGCAAGGTCCAAATAAATGTCAAAGTTACCAAATTTTAGGATGAGAAGTGACCTTAGTGGTCATCCAGTTCTACCctgcatgcatatgtatataacaAAGTCAACATTAACTAACTAGAATTGGCTATGGTTTTAAATGCACATAATACatcccaatatttttatttatgctaatCACCTTTTCCATTATTCACTCCTATGAGATATTCCAGATttgcaattttataattttatgtatagaCTATTTAGgacaaataaacatttatcagCATGATTTCATGTGTGATTCACCACCTGGGTATTACCTTAAGTGTTCTAAAAGACTTCCTTTTGTATCAGTGACTGATgttaaactgaaataattttcctttcttcatgAGTGAACAGTTATCAACCTTCCTAGAGAAGAATTCCAAGGGTTTATATGGTAAAGAGGAGAGGATTAATTTCTTCCCTATTTATAAGTGTTAATTCGTTGCCCAAGCTGATCAGTGGACAGATTTAGGGCAAGGCAAAGTTGCAATCAGAAGTCCTGTGCTGTTACAGAGATGCCTCCTCATTCAAACAAATCCACCTTAAAATCTATAGTCATTAAGCCAGTCTGCCCTCAAATAGAATATAAGACCAGTCAAagcaaaaatcttaaaaagacACAGGGAAAGATTTTCCTCCTCTCAGATTCTAGAATCTGAAGAAGCTATTCCTTCGGGTACTGCCAAACATCGATTACTTACAGGCTTCTTTTAGGCTTTTTAAAGCATCACTTTTAACATTTGGAGCCtcaaattttttcatgtttttacagTTATTCTACAATAGgaacacagaaaaacagagtACTTGGACTGAAAATATCCTAACAGAATCTGAACACCCTGACTGCAAGAGGATCTCACACGCTCGCTCCACAGAGCTCTAAAAGTCAACCAAGATTAATTTATTTCTCTGGAAATGATAATGTCACTGAATGCCTATAGAGAAAGCAAATAGAATTACGTGATGACATTACACTAAGTTACCAGGGAGCTGAAAACCTCACCGTTTTTCTGCCATTAGCTAATTtgatgaatttcaaataaattagatGCTTGTGTCTTTTTACCACTCTTCCGATATACAGTAATGCATATGTGGTCAATTTCACACCTATGCTGGTTTTCATGTTGACTATATTGCACCACTAGGCTGCACTAATGTATaaagcatgaattttttttcttttacacctGGAACAATTTGCTTTACTTAAtaaactggagaaaaataaaaaccccgTTCAGTATACTTTCgagcaaacaataaaaatacattatccaTAAAGCATGCAATTTCAACTTCTCCTCCATGCTAACACAGAAATTTTAACATTCTTACACTAACTTATTTTAAATGCCACCAGATTTTCCAATCTCACATCCACGTTACACAGTGTGAGAAAAGCAGAATAGTAGCCAGTAAATGCTAAGTACaagctttcctttatttttgccCAATTTCACATCCTGGCAAATataacagagaaaagaaactcACCTGTCAGCGCTGAGAATTGTTAACGTGAACACTGACACACCAACAGAAGTGAGCCGGATGAAAGAGAGCACCTTACAACCAATTCTTCCGAACAGCCATCCTTCTGCAAGGTAGTGGGTTGCATCCACTGGCACACAAGTTAGCAGAAGTAAAAGATCTCCAAAAGCCAGGctggtgatgaaaatatttggaaCTGTTTGCATGGATTTGGTCTTGAAAAAGACTTTGATGAGAATAGCATTTCCAAGGATGCCCACTGAAATGATCACAGCATAAGTAATATAGATGGCACACAATGCTTCTATTCCTGGAGAGTTGTCCCCGCTCCGTCCTTTATTTGTGTTATCGTTAGAAACCACAGAGCTTGATGATTCTGTGTCATTTGTGATTGAAATTAAAGTCTGATTAGGTGAGTGAGGCTGCCTTTGAGCCATTTCTTCTGAAGACTGTGtctttaatatttcttcttctcAGTTCAAATGCAGTTGATTGTCACGTCCAATGCCTACGTCTAGTAACGAGATGGTATTAGGAGAACAGAGCAGAACATAATGGAAAGAAAATCCAAGACATCCGGATACTCCTTTGCTTCAGTTCTGTGTGTCTCCCAGCATGCTTGGCTAAATGCTTACCCATCTGGCACTGAAGAGTAGGAGGTGGAGTTTTATTGGCGTGTCCTGTCATAAGGagagggagggggctggggaaATGCTCTGCAGTTGCTTATTCTTCCCTGTTGGGGAATCTTGGGACCAACTAGACCTTATTAAATCATCTTATTGATTATTAGAATCACCCTGTTTTCATGTCTACTCAGGATGGTCTATATaggttttgtcaattttttttagaaaaaaaccaTTTATCCCCCCTGCAATCACATGGTAGTCTAGTGCATTTTCATTTACATGATAAATAAGTGTAGGTGTCCCCTGAAGCACAGCCTTGAACCCATTCCTCAAAATTTAATATCAGAGAGATAGTGAAGCAACAAATCATTTACACTTTGACAGGGTTGATGTCACCTCCAAAGAGTGATAATTCAGGTCacttgggcttaatacctagctCTGTCACATGGTAAACCCCAACTTTGCAATTATTCAGACTGTGCTGTACAATATCAAAAcaacctttttaatttttttttttttttttttttttttttttttttttgagatgcagtctcactctgtcacccaggctggagtgcagtggctcgatctcggctcactgaaacctccacctcctgggttcaagcaattctcctgcctcagcctcccgagtaggtgggattacaggtgcctgccaccatgcccagctaatttttgtatttttagtaaagacagggttttaccatgttggccaggctggtctcgaactcctgacctcagtcaatccacccgcctcggcctcccaaaatgctgggattacaggcatgagccatcacgcccggccaaaaCAACCTTTAAGAGATGAAAAATCCAGGCAGAGCACCAGTTGCTTTGTCTCTAAATGTCCTAATAAAACCACTTTTACTGTTTGACGGTCTGTTTTaatgccatgttttttttttaaagggctgtTTAGGATTTTTCTCTCTAGAAATGGTTAAAGGGAACCTAACCTTCCttattccaaaacaaaacaatacagaaCATCACTGCTCAAGCTCCTGACACAAAAGAACTTTTAAGAATGAAAATCAttatttgcagatgaagaaatgccATCGGTGACTTCGGGGATGACGGGCATGTAGATGATGTTTACATCAATTGAAAGAAGTACACATTTAAGGCAATCACCTCAGTACCAGCCAGATAAGCTACTTTTTACAGAAAACATAaccatgtattttatatgtatgtgttcGTGGAGGGGGCACTGTCTGGGAGCAGGAGGCTAGCAGTTGGAGTGTAGTTAGTAATTGAAGCTGCTAAGACATATTCTCTGAAATTATCAAATGCAATGCATAATGTCTCAGCTAGAAACCGTGTAGTGAGGTGTTCATAAATATAACCATATTAGAAAGTAGTCTGGGGAGCAAAATGAAAAAGAGCAAAGTATTTGGCTAGCTAGTGAACAGGGGGAACAACAAAGGTTGTTCTTTATACTTAGTAGGGGCAACCAGTTCTTCAGAGAAAGTGAAGTGGATGAATTGAATCAATTACCTGCTTAATTTCATGAAGGGTGGAAGACAGATGTGGTTTAAGTCCCCCAAACCACACCTATCCCCCACCCTTTATAAGTTATCGCCACAGCTCGAATCACTCAGCTAAATAACTGCCTTTAATGGGAATGGGGGTGCGGGGAGTGTTTGCATAAACCCAAGTTCCTAAGCTTTCAGATATATACACTTTAGTAATTTCATACACTGGGCAGGTTCTTTAAGATTGTCTCTACAGAAAAGGGCTCCTTAAAGGGTTCACATCTTGTTCTCAGCAAACTGATGATAAAATCTCCCTCGGAATCCTGTGTATCATTTACCAAGGAGCAAACCATGTCTCACTATTCACACCACAGCCGATCTCCACGCAGCACTGTTTTGTAAGTTCTGTAATGCTTGCATGTGATTTCTGAGATTATCTGAATTTCCAAATCTCACTCATGCTTTCAGCAGGCTGCAGCCACTGGAatactttttcttctccctcttccttctgaTCAGGAGCGGTCAGGAGAGAGTAGTTGTGTTGGAGTAATACTGGAGCAGTGGGGGTCTTAGATCTCTAGAATTCCAGGGTCCCAGAATATCAGAGATGGAAGTGACCCTAGACATGACAAAATCAAATACTCTCATTTTGCAGAGGCAGAAATGAGGTCCAGAGTAGGGAAAGTATCTCACCCAAAGTCTCACAAGTTCTCAACAGAACTGATGAAACACAGATTCTCTTTGGCTTCTGAAAGGTTAAAAATCAGTGACAAGAGATGAAAAACACTCAGTTCCTGACAATGAGCCATATTTGCTCATTTGGCATTGTAGGCTTAGGTTTTCTGCGTGTTCTATTAACCAAAGAACAAGAGATTTCCAGGCTAACCAGTGATTCATGATAGATAATTTAAATgcatttgcttttatatttcttttacaaCCTTATAATTCACTAGCAAAAGATAACCATGTCTTGTTAATCATTTTTAGGTAGGCACTTGGCCTATGCAAAATGATgaaatccttttttgtttttagtacttAAGCAGTCCATATTATCATCCAAGATTTTCAAAACAACTACCTGGTTCTAGATTAAGGAATTATAATACAATCCTAACGCAGCTTTTTAACTCAAAAAAGTATTAGAAGTTGGATGAGTAAGTTACCAATTTTCTGAAGTTGTGTTTTCTGGTTCACAGCTCAATTTAGTTGGTattgtgaaaatgtttttttaaatctctaaggAGTTGGGTGTCTAAGGGTGCTGAAgcacctctacctctcaggtggtggggagaggggttAGAAAGCAGCTGCTAGAGAGAAGCTGCCAATTTGGTTCTAAGATTCTCGGCCACCGGCAAACAGGACAGCGGTTCTCAAATTTTGGTTTCCCCCAGAATCATCAGG
It includes:
- the BRS3 gene encoding bombesin receptor subtype-3 is translated as MAQRQPHSPNQTLISITNDTESSSSVVSNDNTNKGRSGDNSPGIEALCAIYITYAVIISVGILGNAILIKVFFKTKSMQTVPNIFITSLAFGDLLLLLTCVPVDATHYLAEGWLFGRIGCKVLSFIRLTSVGVSVFTLTILSADRYKAIVKPLERQPSNAILKTCIKAGCVWIVSMIFALPEAIFSNVYTFRHPNKNMTFESCTSYPVSKKLLQEIHSLLCFLVFYIIPLSIISVYYSLIARTLYKSTLNIPTEEQSHARKQIESRKRIARTVLVLVALFALCWLPNHLLYLYHSFTSQTYVDPSAMHFIFTIFSRVLAFSNSCVNPFALYWLSKTFQKHFKAQLFCCKAERPEPPVADTSLTTLAVMGRVPGTGNIQMSEISVTSFTGCSVKQAEDRV